The Apostichopus japonicus isolate 1M-3 chromosome 3, ASM3797524v1, whole genome shotgun sequence region AATATATTGGTTTGAGGTAACACAATGATCTCTTGAAATTCCTTAGGTGACTTTTGGATGATTATGTCTCTGTGTGGCCAAATGTTCAGTGTTCCCAgtgctacgtacagtagatttatccatgttattattttgtttgacACTGTACTGTTAGAAAGGTTGAAGCGTTCTGCAAGGTCCAGATTTTTTGCCCCGGATCGTTACTTCATAAGGGTTAACAAAAGTTCATTTTGCGCTGTCATTTCATATGAACTATTTTGAATTAAATCTTTCTCTTCATCTCCTGCATCATGAAATTCATATGACGATTCATTAAGTAGCTGTTCAGTATCAATCAGTCGATGTTTACTCCCTTTGCTTCCCCAGAAGATCACATCTTCATTGTCCAATTAAAGTTGGACAAACAAACCTTAAGAACTGCTTGAACCTCTCATATAATGCCATCCCAGTGAAATGCATTAATAGTTCATGCTCGATCCTTTCATTCTTTCACTTAGAGTGTAAAACTACGACAATCCCCCGCGCTTAAACACTGCGCACATGTCGCGCGATGGTTTGTTATGATTCTATACCCACTATATGTCAGGGAATTGTACACCAGCCTACGTGATTTCAAAACTTGATTGTGAGATAGATGGTTTATTTCTTTAGACAGAGAGATATATAATAAATCCTAGAATAGCACAAATCAATTTGAGTCTATGCTTTTCATGTCTTTCATATCAGAACTTTCTACGTCTCTTCATAGTAATAATCATGGCTCGTACCACCCTTTACGGTACCTCCTTTCCCCATTTTTACTAAAAAAGTTTCATCATCCAAAGTTTTTCTTAAATCCATGTTTGTGGAACGAAGGAGCACTGGGACTAAGAATTTTGAATGTACATCACTTTAATGCCGACCACGTGACACCGGGATCTTTCTTTCATGGGAGAGTGAGTGCGAAGGGGAGGGTGGAGAGAGGTCGGGAGTCAAATATTGAATCAACCAAACTTTATTACACGCGAATATGTAAACCAGTTCATGATCACGAGTGGATAAACCAACATTTTATGGTTGAAATTGTACTTATTCTTCACAAAATTAAGACGAAACTCCTATCATTTTCTTTATGGTTTTTAAAGGTTAAGGTTTTAAACTGTTAGGCTCACCTGTTTTTGGAAGAAGTCTGTACACACGATACGGTTCGGGGATGTCCAGCATTGTTTTATCTGTGACTTCTTGAATGTCTGGGAGTTTATTCAACGCAGTTCTAAGACGAGTCTTCCAAACGGCTGGTTCTTCTGGATTCACACCCACCTTGTACTTGCCAGTGTTTTCTGACCAGCGCtaaaatatttgacaaagaaatattgtaaattaaaataaaagcaCGTTCATATTGCATCTTTTTTATGTCCCATATTAATCAGATCTAGAATACGGTAGCAAATTATAAATTTTTACTCTTTTGGGAATATAAACGGCAGGATTCATTTAagtgaatatatgaatatatatttatctcgAGATGGCATTTATACACAGTGCTATTATACTCTCTTTGTATCTGACAGATTGAAATATTCAATCTAAATTGTCCGATTTCGATCTTTGGAACTTGGTATGCTCGCCTGTCATGAGATTGGTTGGCCGATGCAATCTAAAATTCGATTGAACCGTTCAGAAGTCGTCAATGAAACCTATACTCTGATTGAAAGGTTACATTTCACTTGATCACGTTTTCCCTCAACTTTTTGTcgatttttatcattttttcttcaattcaaaaacttaaaatgaatAACTtctctttaaaaagaaaagagaccCATTTCATGCATATATAAGAGAGGAACCATAGTATTATTCTCTAGCAGTCTGATTGGGTTTCTTAAGTAAAAATCATACTACTTTGAATATTTACGACGTCATGTTATAGAAATTAGCATACAATAACTGTACATTTCCTGACCTTCAGACTGATTGATATATGTTCAAAACATCCAAAACATTCAAGGATTAAACGGCTGTTAGATCCTCATATTTTTATCGTCCACTATTTCTATTCAATTTGCGAATATACATGCAGGAgtattcatctttttcttttcattttcaatttttgctttattttaatcatttttgaGGCAATGCTATAACCGTTTATAAGTAATGAACTATCTTTGATTTTCTCTATGTACGAGGTGAGAAAATTTAAAGCAAAGAATGTAACCAAAACCTTATAAATcaagttaaaacaaaagaaatcaataagaaaaataatatcTTAAAAATAGCCCTGTTATTCAatggatacatatatatacatgtaacaaCCATACAGGAAAATATAGCAACATCAAGGGATATCAACAATCAACAACAATACAAGTATcgacaatccaacaatcatcaaaACAAAGGCTCAACAATAAATCACTTATaaacgggtggggggggggggatcacaCGTTAGTAGTGATAACCAgagacattttatttttctaacATCTTGATTTATGACAAtgaaaaattcatttttttaatattttattcaagAATAAAAAAAGAGGTTAGTTACCTTAAATATCTTGGAGTCTTCTTCGGGATCATAGTCTTGTTTTCCGGCGAGTTTCAATGGTATTTTGAACATGTTCTTTTCTGCATTCATCCACACTAATCCTTTGATGTTACCCTCATTAATCATTTCAGGTCTCTTCCGCTGTCCTCTGGAATGATCAAAGTTAACGAAGCTCAGTCAGTAACCAGTTTCAAATCTCTCTTAAAGACTCACCTGTTCTCCTGTTTGTAGTTTTCTGTCCTTCAGCGCATagagacttaagtgtgtatttgcgctttataagaactgtgtattattattattactgtcgTTGGGAGCCACGGTGAATCAAGATTTTACCCAGTTGCACCTGGCTCTATTAAGTAAAAAATTTGAATAATACCCGGTAAAAATCATATAAGTTATGACAGCAAACAGTTGACTACTTAAACAAAATATTGCCCGAAAAGTTTCTGTGTCTTGttactgtatgtaaatatagatGACCTGATAAAGTGATAATCCTTAACAAAATCATTTAGAAACGCATAAATAAGAATTATATTATTGGAAACTCGATTTTTGGTCTATGTTCCCATGATGTGAAGAGCGTTGATGCTGagataatacaatacaatactttATTGATTATTATCGTCTATATAGCTGCATATTAattaactataaaaaaaattgttcaaataaaTGTGGACAAGTATAAATAGGgatatacaaaattaaaattttgttttttacttaaaagcattaccctggtaacatgagattctcagctgttcgagggaacatgtacgtgtgtaggcctactatagggcctatatgaatactatgagggtgcatatatgtactatatcaataccgtgggcacaataatacattttgttgttatagtgccaatgaagcctacagtcaactatttttgctttataaagacggtttatttgaaaagatcgcactgcatTTATGGTAGGCGaaaaatgaagctaaaaaagagcggTACATTCACGaggatgcataaatgtaggcatgaacaaattcttatccctggcatttggtgtattacatcccctacacccattttcatgggggtatatatccccccctcccccccccccaggatcgccgcccatggagACAGACGTAACAGTCGCAAATGAGTAAAAAGTCGTAGAATAATAAACTTAATCAATTTGCCACCAAATAAATCAATCATCTGTGAAGCACAGATTcgtttgaaattttgaattagAAATTGCTACAGCCAGTTTCCACTTGTTCGCCAGCCTGCGTAGAAGCTAGGCACTGAAAGAGTATATTAGCCGATTAATTTAACTAAAGCAGAGTCAGTTACTGTGCTGTTTTGAATAAAAATGCGTCTTAAACTTGCTCTAcgaataaaacataaaatgcaTGGCGTGAACACTCAGGCACTCAGGCGTTCAACTCGGTTAATTAAATTTGACGAGTCTCCGTTGCGCATCGCTGAGGTTTGTTTCACGTGTGTCTTTCAACGTGGTACATTAAAGCTTTTCATCATGCTAAACACAAAAATTCACTTCGAAAAGTATACAGCTTAAATTTTACTCTACTTCTTCGATACCAAAAAGTAGGGATAATTCAAATTCGAATTATAATCCGTTGATTAAAAATATAAGCCAGTGATTATAACTTTGTGGAGAGTAAAACGATTTAGAAATACTAATCTATGTGGATATTGTGATTGCAAATACTTAATGCCAACAGGTTGCAATTAACAAACACAATGTAATCATAAATATAAGccataataataattttgtggAGAAACGATATATCTAACAATTTTTCGAAATACCTCTAGTCATAAGAGAGTTACAACATAGTTGTaactaaatgaatgaatgagtaaataaaaaaattaatcaatcaataaacATTCTGCGAAGAACACATCTATAGCTAAGGAAAATCCAAAGTCAGTTACAGACATCATAAAGGTTAAAAACatatatggtaaaatttgtaATAAGACATTTTTTCACTATAACTACGCCTATTATGAAAGAATTGTTGAAGGCAAATCCTAAAATCCATAAGCTACTTATTAATATCCTGcatttaaattgtaaaatattggTAGCTAAAACAACATCACAATATGCATACAATAATTTCTTCTAACAACCACCAAGCAAAGACGAAgagttttataaaatatttagttTTCGTTCGTAAGAAAACCAAAACTTACTGAATCAACAACGTCAACTTTTGGAGAAGTTTAGCTTCAAGTTTTGGAGCTCGCTCAAAAAGCCAAATCTAATGTTGTAGAAGAACGAACCATGCCAATCCTGGCGCAAGGAAATGAGGTTATGACTTGTTTTAAAACAAGTCAATTGTGATCATATAATTGTGATCATATAATTGTCCCCTGGGGGaaatatatttacacattgtaattacttgaaatctgttcatttttgtcaatagggacccaagtattgacagataggtattgaaatgatgttttaatgtttataattttttttttataattgagctaattagatatgtaaatatgcaaatgaggttatgataAAAACACTGtactttttttgcccatttgaaattattttgatgaaatctgctggacttttgatagtttgatgagttcaagacatgttatttcataagtaaaatataatttgatgtttgaatgtgaggaatatgactgattagccccccccccccccctctctccaaagtactgtattatgtaatacaatggtagCCACGCGTAACGGTAAGTCATATAGGCTATACCAATTGCGCTAcgacagtacatgtatacacaatacatagtacGTACAGTGTGCAACTGTGCGGCTTACCATATCAGAATTTCatcgtcagaatcttcttctccaacggctggatggtcaaattgcccataaaaagaaggtctaacgcctcttagaagtatttagccatgataatatgtgctaaatagttACCGTTACAATTACGTGAGTGATTGCATTGACCCTAACTACAcgaccggtgtgaagttagatacttattccccgttcctcgttcgacattcgcgaatgagtaactgccaccgattcagttacgtattcgacaatggtatcgacgtaacacctctggcatGACGtaagctttcttacaagatgttaaacatttggtcgtggtaaaaggtttatctatgggtcaTATACTCTAATGAATATTTAGAAGGATACCATGATGCATCTTTTCCGGTCCgaatagttcttgaccaactaaaatgaccagtacttcatcagtttctaaattaatgtaacgggacctgaaaaaaacactctaggccctaatcaagactagcacgccttggaccacctaaacaatgggtcataggaattcttaacacattgaagaaggataccataatgcgtcttgaccggtccaaagcgtgcttgaccaattaaaatgaccgctaaatcaacaattttttaaataaatgtaacaggaactgaaataaaaacatttgggccctaatcaaaaccagcacgccttggaccgcccaaccaatgggtcgTATGAACTCTTAAGTCATTGTAGAAgtgtaccataatgcgtcttgcccggtccaaagagggCTTGACCAtattaaatgaccactaaatcattacttctttcaTGAGTGCAACGggaccatgaaaaagctttgggcccttatccatgcagcacgccttggatcaccaaaccgatggttaacatgaattCCAAGGACATtatagaagagtaccataatgcgccTTGCCAGGTCCAGTgttcttgaccaattaaactgaccactaaatcatcaatACGTTAATGTATGTAAATGGACCTGCAAAAATCTTTAggccccagtcaagaccagcacgccttggaccacctaaccaattaGCCATAGGAAGTcaaaggacattgtagaagggtaccataatgcgtcttgcccggtccaaagcgtgcttaaccaatttaaatgaccattaaatcattacttttttaatgactGAAAAGGGACCACgcaaaagctttgggccctaatccatgcagcacgccttggatcaccaaaccgatggttaacatgaactctaaggacattgtagaagagaaCCATAATGCgccttgcccggtccaaagagtccttgaccaattaaactgaacACTAAATCATCAATACGTTAATGTATGTAAATGGACCTGCAAAAATCTTTAGGCACATATCAAggctagcacgccttggaccactgAACCgttgggtcatatgaattcttattTATGGCTGCATGCAGGGACGTGGCTAAGTCcagatgattgggggggggggtgtagtggctgaaattccaactggatgggttttggagccggaaaattccgactgctgccttgtaaccccccaccccccccccctcccagcaCTTCTCGACAACGATACGGTCACTTTCAGTAAGGCACcctatctttcgcgactgcacttttgttccgaactttttttcgGTACTGTTGTTACCACttgccctcacttcacaaagttattaatcactctggttaagcgagtaagcaactgagtataagttatctgcttgataggctacatagactactaactacaaaagctatgttaatgtaacaaagaggaaaacaacaaattttcaacaaattatattcgatgACATAGTGAAattaccccaaaatacagtgctttctcCTAgggcgcttaatattattttcttggggatgggggggggggggggaggggtgagactgtttatcactcacatgagaAAAGGATTTGGATTtagagcatttggaatgaagtgaacaattaaaaattttgcagaaaaatgttgagttgacgagatacgataagttgtcaattaaacattttgcccaaaaaatatttcaattgctcagttggaatgaagtgaacaattgaacattttgccaaaaaatgtccaTTTGACGAGATAAggtaagttgtcaattaaacattttgcagaaaacttTTGCTCaattaaagcaactgagcattccaacatttttctgtttttgataagattttatcttgtacTCTacacaatttactgaaaaatttcaccttaTATGGCAGtgtttcttatgttgatggcacttttaaacttccgtagattagcattgagtgtttttatTGTGTACGATGTACTGTAGTTCTATTAAGCAtttttttacagtattcaaaatcgtacgaagttttgtatggtggagtataagaatcacgagatacaatttctcaatgtgacaaggaaaacgtgataaatatgactgattaaaggtcaattttgaccgaaaatttagttcgctcacaaattacaagaatatatgaaaattagagtgcgacagtcggaaaaattagagtgcgacaatcggaaaaattagagtgcgacagtcggaaaattCCGattgtcgcactcaaattttacaactatcgtcagttttaccaagattggggggtgAGACACTGTAGGAAAGCTTTTACAATTTTAGAACGTTACCTCTAAATGACTTCCGAATTCATTGATATGTCAGCATTTATAACACTTTCACTTGCGCAAATCACTTACGAAATTTCAGGCCTAATCAAATAGGAAAATTGCAATGTGGGAGTTATTTGAACACAGTGGCATAAAGCGACAGCATCTTTCCAGGGCTAAAGCAAGGCTGTAACAGGCTTGTAGCAGGCTTGTAACATGCTTGTGGCAGGCTTGTGGCAGGCTTGTAGCAGGCATGCACTGTCATAAAAGCTCAACTGAAGCTTACAGCCGGACAAACAATCAAAGTAATGAACAATCCCCTAggccagtggcggcggaaccggggggcttggggggctcagcccccccaatgaaaaagttgagggggcaaatgcatgataagccccccccccccccaatatttaccaaggctccgaaacgtgcatctgcccattttttcaatgcatacttgtcgatctgtccgatgcacacgtatactatataggtgtaataattttagtaattgctgggggaccctcggcccgtcccctggctatagaccacattgtcaccccaaccgcgtcttcacgccccgtgaaaagtggaagcagtgagtgtgagtaccagtaagcgtaacacaacttcgtcttaggccaatgacttgcctcatttcagacAGTtttccaacatccccttacttagtggcggagcgtccatatatacagtcagggggcggatgcccccccctgacagactcaaatggactgctggcgcccttttcagcttttcactatacttcttacttattcgctattattgactattttattgcgctctcatatacctattgacatttgtcatattctcttggtgtaattttccgacaaaatggcgacgacacctatttattctccgtttatctgcaaattagcaaggcccggaaagggtcatttcctgcaatctagggagtatctttactcaaaattttctgtacgctccgcgccaacatgtggtggcgctccgcttagatagtgtcgaaagcgcccctacagaccattcttgccccccccccccgaccacgCGGAATACCCCTAgttccgccactgcccttactacactaaAAAatgtctttgcgagtacactacgagtataattctcttaaaacaccatcgaatatacaaatttcaatgtttttacagacttttacgtgcaatctgagaaattgcagacttgagacacatattttagggctaggtattcgcagcataaaacacacgggaagtgccgtttccggccatctggaggtttgatataacccaaaattttcttgtacgctccgcgccaaccgatggtggcgctccgcttagatagtctccacacattagcccccccaataatttttccgttccgccgcgcctgccctAGGCCTACCACTTAATGGCACATGCAGTAACGTTCAAACAAGGAACGAAGAAAATTGTGACTATTTCtgatatttaattcatttgggAATACAAATGCGAAAATGCAGTTAAAATTTCATAATGCTGcagtttctttcatttatctATCACTTAAGAATGTTAATGGTTCGACACGAGGGAGCAATCAcgctatgataaatatgaactctCGGTCTTTTAAAGGTAATTCCATGGACAAGGTAGGCAGTCAGTTCGTACATAGGTATCAATTAGTTCGAGCCTAATGGTCAAGCGCTCTTTAACGAGAGAAAACTTCTAGGAAACATCCTGAATGAATTATTCAATCACAATCAGAACGCACGGTCCTTTGTTCCGCTCCTTCACATTTATCTTATGAAGTATTAAGTAATATAGTGATATGGAACATCTTTGCACATAGATTGGTAAAATGTATCAATTGTACCAAATTAAAGTAATTTTGGCATGAAAATTTCTCTTCTAGGCCTACAAGTACATCTCAATCCAACTAGAGAATAaatgaggagggtgggggggggaggggtggatatTAAGCATGTTACATATCTCCTGACTTCTATATTTCCATAATTGACTCAGCATATAGCCTAATTTATATTAACCgaagaattaatacattaaatacaattgtaaGTGATTAGAAAAGTGTAATTTTGACTAAACGCGAAATTGCCCTAAAATCTGGCACTTTTGTTAATggattgaatatatcttgtgtATTTAGTAAAATGTGTATAGCTAGATTATGGaagttataattaatatttaggtAAAACTGAATAAAAGGAAATTTGCTAAAAACTCACACTAACTCTGCATGGTCTATGTTTAGTTGGAATAAACCCAGTGAAACTTCTTATGGTCGATCTGCCTTCTATACACTTCAACGGAAACTCCAACGATTAACTGAAAAATGCATAGAATGGCAGTACATAGGGTAACTTGGATTGATTTATTACCAACTATGACTAATGGAGATCATCAATAAATCAGAAAGGAACTTCGGCATAAAAAACATGTCTGGGTAGAACTATTTcacttgaagactattttgctaaataaactattaaagtaTGTTTATCTCCGCTTGACCCAAGATGACTGATTGCCTTAGTCAGCTCTATATGGAATGTAGCAGTGGAATCTTTCAGAACCTACGAAGGGGGGGGGTAACAGCGTTCACAAACACTTTCATGGAGCGAGGCAAGAAAACTTCTCTGTTCTTTCAATCTGTAAATCTGTGACGTGTGAAacgaataaaagaaatgaaattaagttCTATGAACGGATAATAAAAAAACGTTTTTCATTGCGTTGCCAGTCTTCATTAATCACTTCATTCTGAGATATGGAGTTGCGCTAAGGTGCGtgcacgccccccccccccccaaaaaaaaagagtgcgCGTGTGTTTCTCCTGGGTGGGAAGGAAACTTTGTATGCTGATGATCGTAAAGCACCAATTAGCATTAATCTTGCGCGGCAAaggtgttgcttttgttttgtattaccACCCTGGTACACACAAAGAGTAAaacttcaaaaaagaaaatattgatgaatCTATTGGCAGAGATGAACGCAGAGACGTGATTCGTAGCCACAAAAACGACTAGTTGACTGAACTTTGTAGCGTTAAAAGAAGTACAAAACGATTCCAGAAGAGATTAAATAGTCAAACACGTAACTGTAGTTTACttcaaaaaacaataaaagtgtTTATTTAATCACTGCTTCTTATCGGGAGGTTTTCAGCATTGGAACATGTAGATGGGAACAAACATGACGAAATATCAATATGATATTTCGCAATCGTACAGCAGCACGTAAACAAAATATCTCCTTATAGGTTAGAGGACTTGCTTACTGTACacttatacttatatatatatatatatatatatatatatatatatatatatatatatatatatatacgagttaaacagataaacaaagtaggtacataaaagaaaacaataataacagTCCAGGCAAAAGTGGACTTTACCAACAGAATCTACTGAATAATGATTGTGCATTAGTCATTTGTATTAGtgaagcactctttggaccgggtaaGACGCATAATGGTACCCCTCAACAATGTCaatagaattcatatgacccattaattgggtggtccaaggcgtgctgcatggattagggcccaaagctttttcgtggtcccgtttcagtcatagaagaagtaatgattaagtgatcattttaattggtcaagcactctttggaccgggcaagacgcattaggGTACCTTTCAACAATGTCCTTGGacttcctatgacccattgtttaggtggtccaaggcgggCTGGTCTTGACTGGGCCTAAAGATTTTTGCAGGTCAATTTACATACATTAACGTattgatgatttagtggtcagtttaattggtcaagaacACTGGACCTGGCAAGGCGCATTATGGAAcccttctacattgtcattaccgttcatatgacccattggttgggtggtccaaggcgtgctgcatggataaggacccaaagctttttcgtggtcccgttacactcattaaagaagtaaagatttaatggtcagtttaattggtcaagcactctttggaccgggcaagacgcattatggtacccttctacattgCCATTCGAgttcatgttacccattggtttggtgatccaaggcgtgctgatCTTGACTGGGGCCTAAAGATGTTGGCAGATCCATTTACATTAATTAacgaagtgatgatttagtggtcagtttaattggtcaagcactctttggaccgggcaagacgcattatggtacccttctacattgCCATTCGAAATCATGTTATCCattggtttggtgatccaaggcgtgctgcatggattagggacCAAATATTTTTCGTGGCcccgtttcactcattaaagaagtaatgatttagtggtcattttaattggtcaagcactctttggaccgggcaagacgaaTTATGGTagtcttctacaatgtccttagagtacatgttacccataggtttggtgatccaaggcgtgctgcatggattagggcccaaagcttctTCGTGgacccgttacactcattaaagaagtaatgatttagtggtcatttaaattggtcaagcactcttcggaccgggcaagacgcattatgatactcttctacaatgtccttaaaGTT contains the following coding sequences:
- the LOC139965454 gene encoding interferon regulatory factor 8-like isoform X2, yielding MINEGNIKGLVWMNAEKNMFKIPLKLAGKQDYDPEEDSKIFKRWSENTGKYKVGVNPEEPAVWKTRLRTALNKLPDIQEVTDKTMLDIPEPYRVYRLLPKTDTFP
- the LOC139965454 gene encoding interferon regulatory factor 8-like isoform X1 encodes the protein MINEGNIKGLVWMNAEKNMFKIPLKLAGKQDYDPEEDSKIFKRWSENTGKYKVGVNPEEPAVWKTRLRTALNKLPDIQEVTDKTMLDIPEPYRVYRLLPKTDLVFTFSVFQIRFRKDEEP